A genomic region of Marinobacter szutsaonensis contains the following coding sequences:
- a CDS encoding TPM domain-containing protein: MTLLSKSDQEAVATAINKVERETDAELVTVLTPQSDNYSYIPLVWAGILALLVPGIGNYFGNWFGADMLMLVQWGTFVVLSLLFRMPGINTRLIPRQVRYWRASNLARRQFLEQNLHHTEGGTGMLIFVSEAERYVEILVDQGIADVLDNSVWESIVADFTVKVREGQTRQGFLDCIAACGKLLKEHVPATHERNELPNHLVVLP, translated from the coding sequence ATGACATTACTAAGCAAAAGCGATCAGGAAGCCGTTGCCACCGCCATCAATAAGGTGGAACGGGAAACCGACGCCGAACTAGTCACCGTGCTGACGCCCCAATCGGATAACTACAGCTATATTCCACTGGTCTGGGCCGGCATTCTAGCGTTACTGGTGCCAGGTATCGGCAATTATTTCGGGAACTGGTTCGGAGCCGACATGCTCATGCTGGTGCAGTGGGGCACGTTCGTCGTGCTCAGCCTGCTGTTCCGGATGCCCGGCATAAACACCCGCCTGATTCCCCGGCAGGTGCGCTACTGGCGGGCGTCCAACCTCGCACGGCGACAATTCCTGGAGCAGAACCTGCACCATACCGAAGGCGGCACCGGCATGCTGATCTTCGTCTCGGAAGCAGAACGCTATGTCGAGATTCTGGTGGATCAGGGTATTGCCGATGTACTGGACAATTCGGTTTGGGAGAGCATCGTCGCAGACTTCACAGTAAAAGTGCGCGAGGGGCAGACCCGGCAGGGGTTTCTTGACTGCATTGCCGCCTGTGGCAAGCTACTGAAAGAGCACGTGCCCGCCACCCACGAGCGCAATGAGTTGCCCAATCACCTGGTGGTTCTGCCCTGA
- a CDS encoding TPM domain-containing protein: MIVQLNKTLLLTLLVLLPATVWAQSTPEFPELTGRVVDRAEMLSPDVEARLSQMLEAHEQASTEQVVVVTLPDLQGYPIEDFGYQLGRHWGIGQKSEDNGALLIVAEEERKIRIEVGYGLEGRLTDADSSVIINRIITPAFRQGDFQAGIVNGAAAMIQVLGGEPMAAPQGQQPVALQEKPKAGMVALFFIIMMAVVFFIGSRGGRGGRGGAALLGAALLGGAMGGRGGGFGGGGFGGGGGGFGGGGASGGW, encoded by the coding sequence ATGATTGTCCAGTTGAACAAAACTCTGTTGCTGACATTACTGGTGTTACTGCCGGCCACGGTCTGGGCCCAGTCAACGCCGGAATTTCCCGAACTGACCGGCAGGGTGGTAGACCGCGCGGAGATGCTTTCGCCTGACGTGGAAGCGCGCCTGAGCCAGATGCTCGAGGCCCATGAACAGGCCAGCACCGAACAGGTAGTGGTGGTTACCTTGCCGGACCTGCAGGGTTATCCGATTGAAGATTTCGGCTACCAGCTGGGCAGGCACTGGGGTATCGGCCAGAAGAGCGAAGATAACGGCGCCCTGCTGATCGTCGCGGAGGAAGAACGCAAAATCCGCATCGAGGTGGGCTATGGCCTTGAAGGCCGGCTCACTGATGCCGACTCCTCGGTCATCATCAATCGCATCATTACCCCGGCGTTCCGTCAGGGGGATTTTCAGGCCGGTATCGTTAACGGCGCCGCCGCCATGATCCAGGTGCTCGGCGGCGAGCCCATGGCAGCTCCGCAGGGTCAGCAACCTGTTGCACTGCAGGAGAAGCCCAAAGCCGGCATGGTCGCGCTGTTCTTCATCATCATGATGGCGGTGGTGTTCTTTATCGGCAGTCGCGGTGGCCGTGGTGGCCGCGGGGGTGCTGCCCTGTTAGGTGCGGCACTGTTGGGTGGTGCCATGGGCGGCCGAGGCGGCGGCTTCGGCGGCGGCGGTTTTGGTGGCGGCGGAGGCGGTTTCGGCGGCGGTGGCGCCTCCGGTGGCTGGTAG
- a CDS encoding LemA family protein yields the protein MALVLFLSGCGINNIPTYDERVTAAWAQVENQYQRRADLIPNLVETVKGFAAQEQETLTAVIEARSKATSIQVDESILNNPQKLKQFQQAQGELSSALSRLMAVSERYPDLKSNQNFLTLQAQLEGTENRIAVARRDFIQAVERYNTELRTFPGKIWHSLLYSDLEPRANFEATTENADEAPAVEF from the coding sequence ATGGCGTTGGTTCTTTTTCTTAGTGGCTGTGGAATCAATAACATCCCCACCTACGATGAGCGAGTGACCGCAGCCTGGGCACAGGTGGAAAACCAGTACCAACGCCGGGCCGATCTGATTCCCAATCTTGTCGAAACCGTAAAGGGTTTCGCCGCGCAGGAGCAGGAAACCCTCACCGCGGTGATTGAGGCGCGCTCGAAAGCGACATCAATCCAGGTCGACGAGAGCATTCTCAACAATCCCCAGAAGCTGAAGCAGTTCCAGCAGGCCCAGGGTGAGCTCAGCAGCGCCCTGAGCCGCCTGATGGCGGTCTCAGAACGCTACCCGGACCTGAAATCGAATCAGAACTTTCTGACTCTTCAGGCCCAGCTTGAGGGCACAGAGAACCGTATTGCCGTCGCGCGGCGGGATTTCATCCAGGCGGTGGAGCGGTACAACACCGAACTGCGCACCTTTCCGGGAAAGATCTGGCACAGCCTGCTGTATAGCGATCTCGAGCCTCGCGCCAACTTCGAAGCCACCACAGAAAACGCGGATGAAGCGCCCGCGGTGGAATTCTGA
- a CDS encoding AMP-binding protein: MSKTLPSYTSGTAEVPLLGMTIGEMLDRTAEKYPDTEALVCLHQDIRWTYKEFVEKVDEAARAFMAIGVKRGDRVGIWSPNRYEWTVTQFATAKVGAILVNINPAYGVHELQYALNLAGIAVLVTADSFKASNYREMIYELAPELKRSAPGKLKADHVPDLRAVINVHEDKHDGMWTWKEFLGFAGEVSEQDLQERQDQLQFDDPINIQFTSGTTGNPKGATLTHHNILNNGYFVAESQRFTEKDRLVIPVPLYHCFGMVMGNLGCITHGSTMIYPGEGFEPKSVLQAVHQEKATALYGVPTMFIAELAEPEFETYDLSTLRTGIMAGSICPAEVMKKVNGKMNMKEVQIAYGMTETSPVSTQTSSLDPFEKQVTTVGRTQPHLETKIVDPGTGNVVPRGEIGELCTRGYSVMLKYWNNEEKTREAIDDAGWMHTGDLATMDEDGYIQIVGRIKDMVIRGGENIYPKEIEEFLYTHPSIEEVQVTGIPDEKYGEELIAWVKLRPDADPVDADDLQAFCKGKIAHFKIPKNYKFVDEFPMTVTGKIQKFKMREISIEEMGLKN, from the coding sequence ATGAGCAAGACTCTACCAAGCTACACCAGCGGAACCGCGGAAGTGCCCTTGCTGGGCATGACCATTGGTGAAATGCTGGACCGTACCGCCGAGAAGTATCCGGATACCGAAGCCCTGGTGTGTCTGCACCAGGATATTCGCTGGACCTATAAGGAGTTCGTGGAAAAGGTCGACGAGGCCGCCCGTGCCTTCATGGCCATCGGCGTCAAACGCGGCGACCGGGTAGGTATCTGGTCGCCCAACCGTTACGAGTGGACCGTCACCCAGTTCGCCACCGCGAAAGTGGGCGCCATTCTGGTCAACATCAACCCCGCCTATGGTGTGCATGAGCTGCAATACGCGCTGAATCTGGCCGGTATCGCCGTGCTGGTTACTGCAGACAGCTTCAAGGCCTCCAACTATCGGGAGATGATTTACGAGCTGGCGCCGGAACTGAAACGCAGCGCCCCGGGCAAACTCAAGGCCGATCACGTGCCTGACCTGCGCGCCGTGATCAACGTGCACGAAGACAAGCACGACGGCATGTGGACCTGGAAGGAATTCCTGGGCTTCGCCGGTGAAGTCTCCGAACAGGACTTGCAGGAGCGCCAGGACCAGCTCCAGTTTGATGACCCCATCAACATCCAGTTCACGTCCGGTACCACCGGCAACCCGAAGGGCGCCACCCTCACCCACCACAACATCCTGAACAACGGCTACTTTGTGGCTGAAAGCCAGCGCTTCACCGAGAAGGACCGTCTGGTCATCCCGGTGCCGCTGTATCACTGTTTCGGCATGGTGATGGGCAACCTGGGCTGCATCACCCATGGCTCCACCATGATCTACCCGGGTGAAGGCTTCGAACCCAAGTCCGTACTGCAGGCCGTGCATCAGGAAAAGGCCACCGCCCTGTACGGCGTGCCCACCATGTTCATCGCCGAACTCGCCGAACCCGAGTTCGAAACCTATGACCTCTCCACCCTGCGCACCGGCATCATGGCCGGCTCCATCTGCCCGGCGGAGGTGATGAAGAAGGTCAACGGCAAGATGAACATGAAAGAGGTTCAGATCGCCTATGGCATGACCGAAACCAGTCCGGTTTCCACCCAGACCAGTTCCCTCGACCCGTTCGAGAAGCAGGTCACCACCGTGGGCCGCACCCAGCCGCACCTGGAGACCAAGATCGTCGATCCGGGCACCGGCAACGTGGTTCCCCGCGGCGAGATCGGTGAGCTGTGCACCCGTGGCTACAGCGTCATGCTGAAGTACTGGAATAACGAAGAAAAAACCCGCGAAGCCATCGACGACGCCGGCTGGATGCACACCGGTGACCTGGCCACCATGGACGAAGACGGCTACATCCAGATCGTCGGCCGCATCAAGGACATGGTGATCCGCGGCGGGGAAAACATCTACCCGAAAGAGATCGAGGAGTTCCTCTACACCCATCCGTCCATTGAGGAAGTGCAGGTCACCGGCATCCCGGATGAGAAATACGGTGAGGAGCTGATCGCGTGGGTCAAGCTGCGCCCGGATGCGGACCCTGTAGACGCAGACGACCTTCAGGCCTTCTGCAAGGGCAAGATCGCCCACTTCAAGATCCCGAAGAACTACAAGTTCGTGGACGAATTCCCGATGACCGTCACCGGGAAAATCCAGAAGTTCAAGATGCGGGAGATTTCAATTGAGGAGATGGGGCTGAAGAATTAA
- a CDS encoding peroxidase-related enzyme (This protein belongs to a clade of uncharacterized proteins related to peroxidases such as the alkylhydroperoxidase AhpD.) gives MSNKNVVALDLPIPEIKDMPEDTQKYFQICQEKLGMIPNVLTAYSQNLKQLEGFTRLYNELMLGEGELSKLEREMVAVVVSSENKCFYCLVAHGAAVRVLSGDPQLGEHMVMNYRSAKLDKRQRAMLDFASHLTRSPATVTEEDIQALRDVGLSDRAIWDLSNLVGFYNMSNRVAIASDMQPNPEYHSQSR, from the coding sequence ATGAGCAATAAGAATGTAGTGGCCCTAGATCTCCCCATCCCGGAGATCAAAGATATGCCGGAGGACACCCAGAAGTACTTCCAGATCTGCCAGGAAAAACTCGGCATGATCCCGAACGTACTGACCGCCTATAGCCAGAACCTGAAACAGCTGGAAGGCTTCACCCGCCTCTACAACGAGCTGATGCTCGGCGAGGGCGAGCTTTCCAAGCTGGAGCGGGAAATGGTGGCAGTGGTGGTCTCCTCCGAGAACAAGTGCTTCTACTGCCTGGTGGCCCACGGCGCCGCCGTGCGGGTCCTGAGCGGCGATCCCCAGCTGGGTGAGCACATGGTGATGAACTACCGCAGCGCCAAACTGGACAAGCGCCAGCGGGCGATGCTGGATTTCGCATCCCACCTCACCCGCTCACCGGCCACCGTCACCGAAGAAGACATCCAGGCTCTACGGGATGTTGGCCTCAGTGACCGCGCCATCTGGGATCTGAGCAACCTGGTCGGCTTCTACAACATGTCCAATCGCGTGGCCATTGCCAGCGATATGCAACCCAACCCCGAGTATCACAGCCAGAGTCGCTAG
- a CDS encoding hydroxymethylglutaryl-CoA lyase, with protein sequence MAFPKQVRLVEMSPRDGLQNEPGPVIATDIKTGLIDRLADCGLSHIEAASFVSPKWVPQMGDAADVMAGINRKAGVRYSALTPNLKGFEGALAAKVDEVAVFGAASESFTKKNINCTIAESLERFAPVVEEARKHNIPVRGYVSTVLGCPYEGDIAPEQVATVAKALYDMGCYEISLGDTIGVGTPLKAKRMLEAVAAHVPMERLAAHFHDTYGQALANLYAVLEEGVGVIDASVAGLGGCPYAKGASGNVATEDVLYLLNGLGIETGVDLDKLVATGDWICQQLNRHNGSKVGQALGGNCQ encoded by the coding sequence ATGGCGTTTCCGAAACAGGTTCGACTGGTGGAGATGAGCCCCCGGGACGGTCTGCAGAACGAACCCGGCCCGGTCATCGCCACCGACATCAAGACCGGTTTGATCGACCGGCTTGCCGACTGTGGCCTGAGCCACATCGAGGCCGCCAGCTTTGTGTCGCCCAAGTGGGTGCCACAAATGGGCGATGCCGCCGACGTCATGGCCGGCATCAACCGCAAGGCCGGCGTCCGCTACTCCGCCCTCACCCCCAACCTGAAGGGTTTTGAGGGCGCGCTGGCCGCGAAGGTGGACGAGGTAGCCGTGTTCGGCGCCGCGTCCGAATCCTTCACCAAGAAGAACATCAACTGCACCATCGCAGAGAGCCTCGAACGGTTTGCACCGGTGGTCGAGGAAGCCCGCAAGCACAATATTCCCGTTCGCGGTTACGTCTCGACCGTCCTGGGCTGCCCCTACGAGGGTGACATTGCTCCGGAACAGGTCGCCACTGTCGCCAAAGCGCTCTACGACATGGGCTGCTACGAGATTTCCCTGGGCGATACCATTGGCGTAGGTACGCCACTCAAGGCAAAGCGTATGCTGGAAGCGGTGGCCGCCCACGTTCCCATGGAACGCCTCGCTGCCCACTTCCACGACACTTACGGTCAGGCCCTGGCCAACCTGTACGCGGTGCTGGAAGAAGGCGTCGGCGTGATCGATGCTTCCGTCGCCGGCCTCGGCGGCTGCCCGTATGCGAAGGGCGCCTCCGGGAACGTGGCAACGGAAGACGTGCTATATCTTCTCAACGGTCTTGGCATCGAAACAGGTGTCGATCTGGACAAACTGGTCGCCACCGGCGACTGGATTTGCCAGCAACTGAATCGCCATAACGGCTCAAAAGTAGGCCAGGCCTTAGGCGGTAACTGCCAATGA
- a CDS encoding acetyl/propionyl/methylcrotonyl-CoA carboxylase subunit alpha yields MFSKILIANRGEIACRIIQTAHRMGIRCVAVYSDADASARHVAMADEAFHIGPAPSSESYLRAEKIIEIAKQSGAQAIHPGYGFLSENTGFAEACEANGIVFIGPPSSAIAAMGSKSAAKAIMEKAGVPLVPGYHGKDQSPDVLRAEAEKCGFPLLLKAVAGGGGKGMRVVESMSEFDDALAAAQREARNAFGNPDMLIERYLTQPRHVEIQVFCDQDGNGIYLAERDCSVQRRHQKVLEEAPAPGLTEETRKAMGEAAVRAAQAINYVGAGTVEFLYDVDGSFFFMEMNTRLQVEHPVTEMVTGQDLVEWQLKVAWGEPLPLHQDQVKTRGHALEARIYAEDPDQDFLPATGTLRYLSTPDESAHVRVDTGVTEGDEISIHYDPMIAKLIVWDETREQAVNRMVQALEQYRIAGLKTNIRFLHAAVDCQPFREADLTTNFISAHEELLFPKSRLDLDKALVLAAGFVLEQRKSVEPVTADPWSPFSRKNSWRMNSEYAQPLKLQVGDDIHELKILERDDRYQVFVGDSVYHLNAKLDDDYLQAVVNGHRISVHGNLHDDQLVLFYEGDTFKCTVYRETYGFEEMAGEGSLAAPMNGAIVAVQAKVGDKVTAGQTLVIMEAMKMEHAIKAPADGVVSEIFFAEGDQVSEGAELIAIETEEAE; encoded by the coding sequence ATGTTCAGCAAGATTCTGATTGCCAACCGGGGCGAGATCGCCTGCCGGATCATCCAGACCGCCCACCGCATGGGGATCCGCTGTGTCGCGGTCTACTCTGACGCCGACGCCAGTGCCCGGCATGTGGCCATGGCCGACGAAGCGTTCCATATCGGTCCGGCGCCCAGCTCCGAGAGTTACCTGCGGGCCGAGAAGATCATCGAGATTGCCAAACAGAGCGGCGCCCAGGCCATCCACCCGGGCTATGGTTTCCTGTCCGAGAACACCGGGTTCGCCGAAGCCTGTGAAGCCAACGGCATTGTCTTTATCGGTCCGCCCTCCTCCGCCATCGCGGCTATGGGCTCCAAGTCCGCCGCCAAGGCCATCATGGAGAAAGCGGGCGTACCTCTGGTGCCCGGTTACCATGGCAAGGACCAGTCTCCGGACGTGCTCCGTGCCGAAGCCGAAAAGTGCGGTTTCCCGCTGCTGCTGAAAGCCGTCGCCGGCGGTGGCGGCAAGGGTATGCGGGTGGTCGAGAGTATGTCCGAATTCGACGATGCCCTGGCCGCCGCCCAGCGTGAGGCCAGGAACGCCTTCGGCAACCCGGACATGCTCATCGAGCGTTACCTGACCCAGCCCCGGCACGTGGAAATCCAGGTCTTCTGCGATCAGGACGGCAACGGCATCTACCTGGCCGAACGGGACTGCTCCGTCCAGCGCCGCCACCAGAAAGTCCTGGAAGAAGCGCCGGCCCCGGGCCTGACCGAGGAAACCCGCAAGGCCATGGGCGAAGCCGCTGTGCGCGCCGCCCAGGCGATCAACTACGTGGGTGCCGGCACCGTGGAGTTCCTGTACGACGTGGACGGTTCCTTCTTCTTCATGGAGATGAACACCCGTCTGCAGGTAGAGCACCCAGTTACCGAAATGGTTACCGGCCAGGACCTGGTGGAATGGCAGCTCAAGGTCGCCTGGGGCGAGCCCCTACCCCTGCACCAGGACCAGGTCAAAACCCGCGGCCATGCCCTGGAAGCGCGGATCTACGCCGAGGACCCGGACCAGGACTTCCTGCCGGCCACCGGCACCCTGCGCTACCTGAGCACCCCGGACGAATCCGCCCACGTGCGGGTCGACACCGGCGTCACCGAGGGTGACGAGATCAGCATCCACTACGACCCGATGATCGCCAAGCTGATCGTCTGGGACGAAACCCGGGAGCAGGCGGTCAACCGGATGGTCCAGGCCCTGGAGCAATACCGCATCGCCGGCCTGAAAACCAACATCCGTTTCCTGCACGCGGCGGTGGATTGTCAGCCGTTCCGTGAAGCGGATCTGACCACCAATTTCATCAGCGCCCACGAGGAGCTGCTGTTCCCGAAATCCAGACTGGATCTGGACAAGGCCCTGGTGCTCGCCGCCGGTTTTGTCCTGGAACAACGCAAGTCCGTAGAGCCGGTGACAGCGGATCCCTGGTCGCCGTTCAGCCGCAAGAACAGCTGGCGCATGAACTCGGAATACGCCCAGCCGCTGAAACTGCAGGTGGGTGACGACATCCACGAACTCAAGATCCTCGAGCGGGACGACCGCTACCAGGTCTTCGTGGGTGACAGCGTGTATCACCTGAACGCCAAACTGGACGACGACTACCTGCAGGCGGTGGTCAACGGCCACCGGATCAGTGTTCACGGGAACCTGCACGACGATCAGCTGGTCCTGTTCTACGAAGGCGACACCTTCAAGTGCACCGTCTACCGCGAGACCTACGGGTTCGAGGAAATGGCCGGTGAAGGCAGCCTGGCTGCGCCCATGAACGGCGCAATCGTTGCGGTCCAGGCCAAGGTGGGCGACAAGGTCACCGCCGGCCAGACCCTGGTCATCATGGAAGCCATGAAAATGGAGCACGCCATCAAGGCCCCGGCCGACGGCGTGGTGAGCGAGATTTTCTTCGCCGAAGGTGACCAGGTGTCCGAAGGTGCCGAACTCATTGCCATCGAAACCGAGGAGGCTGAGTGA
- a CDS encoding enoyl-CoA hydratase-related protein, with product MSEQESAVLLRRRDGGVTEVVLNRPDKRNAFDDVIIQQLIHTLTDVNADSQTKVVILRSEGKHFSAGADLGWMRRMAENTHQENLDDSRELARLMSVLNHLSKPVIGLVQGAAFGGAVGLAACCDIVIAIEKSSFCLSEVKLGLIPAVISPYVVRAIGERQARRYFISAEVFTAKQAQEYGLVHIVCDDVEAMEQRCNEMLQQLAINGPEAMKAAKDLVFAVSHKPIDETVIDDTAHRIADIRVGVEGQEGLSAFLNKRKANWVPEE from the coding sequence ATGTCAGAACAGGAATCTGCGGTTCTGCTGAGACGCCGCGACGGCGGTGTGACCGAGGTTGTGCTGAACCGCCCGGACAAGCGCAACGCCTTTGACGACGTCATCATTCAGCAGCTTATCCATACGCTGACCGACGTAAATGCCGACAGCCAGACCAAAGTGGTGATCCTGCGCTCCGAAGGCAAACACTTCTCTGCCGGCGCGGACCTGGGCTGGATGCGCCGCATGGCCGAGAACACCCACCAGGAAAACCTGGACGATTCCCGGGAACTGGCGCGGTTGATGAGTGTACTCAACCACCTGTCCAAGCCGGTGATCGGCCTGGTGCAGGGCGCGGCTTTTGGCGGCGCCGTGGGACTTGCCGCCTGCTGCGACATCGTCATTGCCATCGAGAAATCCAGCTTCTGCCTGAGCGAAGTGAAGCTCGGCCTGATTCCGGCAGTCATCAGCCCCTACGTGGTGCGCGCCATTGGCGAGCGCCAGGCCCGCCGGTACTTCATCTCCGCCGAGGTCTTTACCGCAAAACAGGCTCAGGAGTATGGCCTGGTGCACATCGTGTGCGACGACGTGGAGGCCATGGAGCAGCGCTGCAACGAAATGCTTCAGCAGCTGGCCATCAACGGCCCTGAGGCCATGAAAGCCGCCAAGGACCTGGTGTTTGCCGTCAGCCACAAGCCGATCGATGAAACCGTGATCGACGATACCGCACATCGCATCGCAGATATCCGCGTGGGCGTGGAAGGCCAGGAAGGACTGAGCGCTTTCCTGAACAAACGCAAGGCCAACTGGGTTCCGGAGGAATAA
- a CDS encoding carboxyl transferase domain-containing protein, with protein MTILQSKINPRSEEFQVNKESMAAAVADLREKVTKIQQGGGPDYQKRHTDRGKLLPRERINRLLDDGSPFLEVGQFAAYNVYDEEVPAAGVVAGVGRVSGTECMIIANDATVKGGSYYPLTVKKHLRAQEIALENRLPCIYLVDSGGANLPRQDEVFPDRDHFGRIFYNQARMSADDIPQIAVVMGLCTAGGAYVPAMADESIIVRNQGTIFLAGPPLVKAATGEVVSAEDLGGADVHCKISGVADHYAENDAHALEIARRCVSNLNRRKPVPVEVQKPRAPLYDPEEIYGIVGTDLRKQFDVRDVIARIVDGSEFDEFKRYYGQTLVTGFAHIHGYPVGIVANNGILFSESAQKGAHFIELCCQRNIPLLFLQNITGFMVGQKYESEGIAKHGAKMVMAVACAEVPKITVLIGGSYGAGNYGMCGRAYSPDFLWMWPNARISVMGGEQAAGVMAQVRREGLERKGQSWSAEDEAAFKKPIADKYEHQGHPYYASARLWDDGVIDPAQTREVVALSLSATLNRPAKPTRFGVFRM; from the coding sequence ATGACCATACTCCAAAGCAAAATAAACCCAAGATCTGAAGAGTTTCAGGTCAACAAAGAGTCCATGGCAGCAGCCGTAGCGGACCTGCGGGAAAAAGTCACCAAGATCCAGCAAGGCGGTGGCCCCGACTACCAGAAGCGCCACACCGACCGCGGCAAACTCCTGCCCAGGGAACGCATCAACCGCCTGCTCGACGACGGCTCCCCGTTCCTCGAGGTCGGCCAGTTCGCCGCCTACAACGTCTACGACGAAGAAGTCCCTGCCGCAGGCGTCGTCGCCGGCGTCGGCCGCGTCTCCGGCACCGAATGCATGATCATCGCCAACGATGCCACGGTCAAAGGCGGCAGCTACTACCCGCTCACGGTGAAGAAACACCTGCGCGCCCAGGAAATCGCCCTGGAAAACCGCCTGCCCTGCATCTACCTGGTCGACTCCGGCGGCGCCAACCTGCCGAGACAGGACGAAGTCTTCCCGGACCGTGACCATTTCGGCCGCATCTTCTACAACCAGGCACGCATGTCCGCCGACGACATCCCCCAGATCGCCGTGGTCATGGGCCTGTGTACTGCCGGTGGCGCCTACGTGCCCGCCATGGCCGACGAATCCATCATCGTCCGCAACCAGGGCACCATCTTCCTGGCCGGCCCGCCGCTGGTAAAAGCCGCCACCGGTGAAGTGGTGAGCGCCGAGGACCTTGGTGGTGCTGACGTGCACTGCAAGATCTCCGGCGTGGCCGACCACTACGCCGAGAACGACGCCCACGCCCTGGAAATCGCCCGCCGCTGTGTTTCCAACCTGAACCGCCGCAAGCCGGTTCCGGTGGAAGTCCAGAAGCCCCGGGCACCGCTATACGATCCGGAAGAAATCTACGGCATCGTCGGCACCGACCTGCGCAAGCAGTTCGACGTGCGCGACGTCATTGCCCGCATCGTCGACGGTTCCGAATTCGACGAATTCAAACGCTACTACGGCCAGACCCTGGTCACCGGCTTCGCCCACATACACGGCTACCCGGTGGGCATCGTCGCCAACAACGGCATCCTGTTCAGCGAGTCTGCCCAGAAAGGCGCGCACTTCATCGAACTGTGCTGCCAGCGCAACATCCCGCTGCTGTTCCTGCAGAACATCACCGGCTTCATGGTCGGCCAGAAGTACGAGTCTGAAGGCATCGCCAAACACGGTGCCAAAATGGTCATGGCCGTGGCCTGTGCCGAAGTGCCCAAGATCACCGTACTCATCGGCGGCAGCTACGGCGCCGGCAACTACGGCATGTGTGGCCGCGCCTACAGTCCGGACTTCCTGTGGATGTGGCCCAACGCCCGCATCTCCGTCATGGGCGGCGAACAGGCCGCCGGCGTTATGGCCCAGGTTCGCCGCGAAGGCCTCGAGCGCAAGGGGCAGAGCTGGAGTGCGGAAGATGAGGCGGCATTCAAGAAGCCCATCGCCGACAAATACGAGCACCAGGGCCACCCCTATTACGCCAGTGCCCGCCTGTGGGACGACGGCGTAATCGACCCGGCCCAGACCCGGGAAGTGGTCGCCCTGAGCCTGTCCGCCACGCTGAACCGTCCCGCGAAGCCCACGCGCTTCGGCGTGTTCCGCATGTAA
- a CDS encoding isovaleryl-CoA dehydrogenase: MKSQYSELNFGLGETLDMLREQVNGFAASEIAPRAEEIDRNNEFPMDLWRKMGDMGLLGITVSEEYGGSDMGYLAHVIAMEEISRASASVGLSYGAHSNLCVNQIHRNGTEEQKQKYLPKLVSGEHVGALAMSEPNAGSDVVSMKLHARDEGDHYVLNGNKMWITNGPDANTYVIYAKTDPKGGSKGITAFIVERDYPGFSRHQKLDKLGMRGSNTCELVFEDCKVPKENILGGIGNGAKVLMSGLDYERLVLSGGPLGIMQAAMDVVVPYIRERKQFGQAIGEFELVQGKVADMYTWMNTAKSYVYMVAQSADRGETTRKDAAGAILYSAEMATKLALDAIQLLGGNGYINEYPTGRLLRDAKLYEIGAGTSEIRRMLIGRELFLNK, encoded by the coding sequence ATGAAATCACAATACTCAGAGCTCAATTTCGGCCTCGGTGAAACCCTCGACATGCTCCGGGAGCAGGTCAACGGCTTCGCTGCCTCCGAAATCGCCCCACGCGCCGAAGAGATCGACCGCAACAACGAGTTCCCCATGGACCTGTGGCGGAAAATGGGCGACATGGGCCTGCTGGGTATTACCGTGAGCGAGGAATACGGCGGCTCCGACATGGGTTACCTGGCCCACGTCATCGCCATGGAAGAAATCAGCCGCGCCTCCGCCTCCGTTGGCCTCTCCTACGGTGCCCACTCCAACCTCTGCGTGAACCAGATTCACCGCAACGGCACCGAAGAACAGAAACAGAAATACCTGCCGAAACTCGTCAGCGGCGAGCACGTTGGCGCCCTGGCGATGTCCGAACCCAACGCCGGCTCCGACGTGGTTTCCATGAAACTCCACGCCCGCGACGAAGGCGACCACTACGTCCTCAACGGCAACAAGATGTGGATAACCAACGGCCCGGACGCAAACACCTACGTCATCTACGCCAAGACCGACCCGAAAGGCGGCTCCAAAGGCATCACCGCCTTCATCGTTGAACGCGACTACCCGGGCTTCAGCCGGCACCAGAAACTCGACAAGCTCGGCATGCGCGGCTCCAACACCTGTGAGCTGGTATTCGAAGACTGTAAGGTCCCCAAGGAAAACATCCTGGGCGGCATCGGCAACGGCGCCAAAGTCCTCATGAGCGGTCTCGACTACGAACGCCTCGTCCTCTCCGGCGGCCCGCTGGGCATCATGCAAGCCGCGATGGACGTCGTTGTTCCCTACATCCGCGAGCGCAAACAGTTCGGCCAGGCCATTGGCGAGTTCGAACTGGTACAGGGCAAAGTCGCCGACATGTACACCTGGATGAACACCGCCAAATCCTACGTCTACATGGTGGCCCAATCCGCCGACCGCGGCGAGACCACCCGCAAAGACGCCGCCGGCGCCATCCTCTACTCCGCCGAAATGGCCACCAAACTGGCCCTGGACGCCATCCAGCTACTCGGCGGTAACGGCTACATCAACGAATACCCGACAGGCCGCCTGCTGCGGGACGCCAAGCTGTATGAAATCGGTGCCGGTACGTCCGAAATCCGCCGCATGTTGATCGGACGCGAGTTGTTCCTGAACAAGTAA